In Lacinutrix sp. Bg11-31, the DNA window ATTGCTTCTTTTATTAGTTCGTTAGCATCAAATACATTCGAAAATCATAATTTTAGCGACGCATTGTTAGCTTTAAAGTTTGAAGAAATTGTATTGTACTTATTAAATAAATATGGTGACACATTCGAGTATTACTTACATTCTTTAATTTCTAAAGAGGTTTCGCCATTTAAAAATATAGTAGAAAACAATGTGCATTCTAATTTAAAGTTAGAAGAAATTGCCTTTCTCTGCAATATGAGTTTATCTACTTTTAAACGTCATTTTACAAACGAATACAACCAAGCTCCAGGGAAATGGTTGCAAGATAAACGTCTGCAAAAAGCCAAAGAATTGTTACAAGGAGGTGAATTAAAAGTATCAGATATTTACTTAGAAATTGGCTATAACAACCTGTCTAACTTTAGTGTAGCCTTTAAAAACAAGTTCGGAATTAGCCCATCAGATATTTAAAATTAAATAAACAATATTTAATTAATTGATTTTCAATCTTTTAATAATAATATGCGCTATTTATTTTTCAAAATAAACAACATTGACCTTTTTTCATAAGTTATTGAGCCGTTTCAATAAATAGAAAGGTAATAACCCAACATACATTTGCACCATAATTAAACAACGCTTGTTTTTACAAGCACTATTTAAGAATCAAAATTAAAAATTATAATTATGGCAAATGTAACAAAACCTGTATTTAAAGAAAGATACGGTAACTTTATTGGAGGTAAATTCGTAGCACCTGTAAAAGGTCAATATTTCGATAACGTTTCTCCAGTAGATGGTAAAGTATTTACGCAAGCAGCACGCTCAACACAAGAAGATATAGATTTAGCACTTGATGCAGCGCACGAAGCGTTCCCATCTTGGAGTAAATCATCGGCTACAGAGCGTAGTAATATGTTATTAAAAATTGCACAAGTAATGGAAGATAACTTCGAGTACTTAGCAACTTTAGAAACTATCGATAACGGAAAACCAATTCGCGAATCTCGTGCAGCAGATATCCCTTATTGTATCGATCACTTTCGTTATTTCGCAGGTGTAATTCGTGCAGACGAAGGTAGTATTTCAGAACACGACAAAGACACTGTAAGTATTGTATTAAACGAACCTATTGGTGTTGTTGGAGAAATTATCCCTTGGAATTTTCCAATGTTAATGTTAGCATGGAAAATTGCTCCAGCTTTAGCAGCAGGTTGTACAGCTGTTGTAAAACCAGCA includes these proteins:
- a CDS encoding helix-turn-helix domain-containing protein encodes the protein MAIENIPEIYIKNKKESPDLFVYDFKMTTDVVKSKVNLGMNMFSFLQVGKKQVHFAGTSVAVNKDQSLLLKKGNWLWTELLDTEAIYYCKLFFFSEEKLTDFLSKYTNDVKPYKEDVPYFVIENDAYIASFISSLASNTFENHNFSDALLALKFEEIVLYLLNKYGDTFEYYLHSLISKEVSPFKNIVENNVHSNLKLEEIAFLCNMSLSTFKRHFTNEYNQAPGKWLQDKRLQKAKELLQGGELKVSDIYLEIGYNNLSNFSVAFKNKFGISPSDI